The proteins below come from a single Candidatus Cloacimonadota bacterium genomic window:
- a CDS encoding ATP-binding cassette domain-containing protein, translated as MIEVQSLVKEFPKKDGTRFRAVDEVSFEAAHGEIVCLLGVNGAGKTTTMRILSTIFQPQSGTARIEGYDVVTQGDMVRQNLGFLSGDTGLYMRLTPREFVTYFGRLYGVGEDDIKAHLNEMAEILDMHDFLDKKMEFLSSGMKQKVSITRSIIHDPPVMIFDEPTAGLDILTARNIISFIRSCKERGKCVLFSTHIMREAERLADRIVMIHQGRVLAQGTLEQMRSESGFVDLDDIFVFYVNQAGTGTEVAAHEF; from the coding sequence TTGGTCAAGGAATTCCCCAAGAAGGACGGAACCCGCTTCCGGGCTGTGGATGAGGTTAGTTTTGAGGCCGCCCACGGTGAAATCGTCTGCCTTTTGGGGGTGAACGGCGCTGGCAAGACCACCACGATGCGCATCCTCTCCACCATCTTCCAGCCCCAGAGCGGAACAGCGCGGATCGAGGGTTACGACGTGGTTACCCAGGGTGACATGGTTCGTCAGAACCTGGGTTTTCTCTCCGGCGACACCGGTTTGTACATGCGCCTCACTCCACGGGAGTTTGTGACCTATTTTGGCCGCCTCTATGGAGTCGGGGAAGACGACATCAAGGCTCATTTGAACGAAATGGCGGAAATCCTGGACATGCACGATTTCCTGGACAAGAAGATGGAGTTCCTCTCCAGCGGCATGAAGCAAAAGGTTTCCATCACGCGCTCCATCATTCATGATCCGCCGGTGATGATTTTCGACGAACCAACCGCGGGCCTGGACATCCTCACGGCACGAAACATCATCTCGTTCATCCGTAGCTGCAAGGAACGGGGCAAATGCGTGCTTTTTTCAACCCACATCATGAGAGAAGCGGAGCGCCTGGCAGACCGCATCGTGATGATCCACCAGGGCCGCGTGCTGGCGCAGGGCACCCTGGAGCAGATGCGCTCGGAAAGCGGTTTTGTCGATCTGGACGATATCTTTGTTTTCTATGTGAACCAAGCCGGAACCGGCACGGAGGTGGCTGCCCATGAATTTTAA